AGCTACCCTGTCTTCACTTGATACTTCAGGCAAAGGAGTTAAACAAGTTTCAATCTCTGTGTACCTGATGAATACATCAAATGAACATGGAATAATCTTAACAAATGACATCTCGAGTATACTCTAACTACATTGTCTAATTACGATTAGAATTAAGGTGCACGAACCAGGCTTTATCAGGATCTTGGGCAGGGCACATGGGCGGATTTCTCGACATCTTTCGTGATTCTTTACACTGTAAATGATTGTATGGCTTCTGCCAAATTGCAATGTCATCTTTCTCAACAAATTTTTTCCAGCAAAGGCTCTTAGCCACCTGCTCAATTTTGGTTTGCTCAGCATTTAGGTCTTCTCTGGTTCTTTCCCAGCCTTTCCAGTGTTTCCTCCAGTTGATCGGTGGACCGGAAAGGATCCAATATCCACCAGGTCTTAGAACTCTGTCAACTTCAATCAAGTACGTACCGtctgatccatatatataagtaCCAACGCAAAGAACTTTTATTACCATTATGATTTACAAAAAGTATTAACAATGACGACTGTACTGAAATGGTTACTGGATTTGAGAATTACGAACCATATTCGCCCCAGGGAATGAGGCAACGAGAGCAATGGGCCATGTCAAAAGCTCGAGATGGATAAGGAAGCCTCTTAGAGGCAATAACTCCAATCAAAGCAGGAACTCCACGCTCAAGAGCAAATTGAACCTGTGCTTCATGTGTATCCCTAGGTGCAAATGACATGGCTAGTATATTCCTTGACAAAAGATAAGCTCCCCAACTCGCCACCTGTGTAAATTGTACCAGCTTCTTAAGATGAACTTATATATGCACAAAATCCCATCAATAAAGATGAAATGAAACGCGCATTTTCCAACTTATAGGTTTATGTAAGATTAATTTCGAATGAAAACGTACTAAGTCATGAAACGCGCATTTTGCTAATACATAGTTTTGATTGGTAATTTAAATGTGACGGCCATACAAGATATATCCAAATTgaggaacatattttatttttttatatatccatttaaataaaaatatgctTCATGCAATACTGCCAAATTGTTTGGTCGATAGCATACAGGTTCATTGTAGAAGAAAGAGACATCATGCATGCATTGCCAGGTGTACAAGAGATATTATACATAGGATCAAAAAAGCTGCCGGTATTCTTTTTTTTCCATCCACTCGCTATGCTAATAATCCAAACAAGAGATGAAGATCACTTTCGTCATTATCTCTTTAGAAAACAGAGTTCACACAATTGATTCAAATCTTGTAAACATCAATTTAACCAAAACAAGCTACTTTAGGACTTTCCCCGACTTCTAACATGTGGAGTTAGTCTTTCTTACCAAAAGATCAGGAAGCGAATAAAACGGAGAAGAAAACACCCATAAAAggtaaaaaagagaaaaaaaatgaaaaaataaataattagcaAGTGTTTTGCGTGATGCATTCAATAATGCCctgttttgaaagaaaaaaatcgACTGATAACAGAAACTTCAACAATTAATTAATGCTCtgttttgaaagaagaaaatcgACTATCAGAGTTAATAATGGAAGTAATGAAGATAAAGAAAGTGAACTTACCCCACAACCAGTATCAATGGCGGTCCTAATGGAACCATCTTTTAGATTAATCAATTTTccaatatcatcaatatatgcaTCTGCACCATTAGGAAACATAGTACCACCACCAGGGAATTTAAACCGGTCGCCCTCAAATCGAATCCAGTTCTGAACAGCTTTCTCGACCGTCAGTTCTTTGTGTGGAACATTAGCGTACCAAGCCAAATCCCTGCTCAGTGGCCACTTGAACGGATTCTTGTAACCATACGGAGCTGGTATACGGCATTTCAGTAATTCATTCTTTTCAGGGCAATGTCTTTCCCTGTATATCAATCTATCTCTCTTGAATTTCAATGATCTTTTTTGGTCTTCACAGGGAGTGTACTCGCTGAACTTAACGTCACACGGCGGGTATATTTTAACGGCGTCATCTGGGGCCACAGCTCCGCCATCATCAGCGGCGTGGTGAGTTCTGAAGTCTAGTGGGGAGGAAGAAGAAGTAGATGATACACGGGAAGTAGTAATAGAGGTATTATTTTGAGAAGAGAAGCAATTAGTGGTAGAGGCTATGGTAGATGTGGTTAAGACGCGAAGGCCAACGGAGCTGTGTTGCAAGTAGCCAGCGTAATAACAAGCACAACAGAGGAAAGTTACGGCAGCTAAAGAATAATAAGGATTGAGTTTTTTCCAAGAAGAAAAAGGGAGTGTGGCTGATGACGGTTTGGAGGTTGGAGTATAGTAAGGGGTTTGGTTAGAACCCGCCATTGCAGAGAGCAAAGCTGTCCTCAATTTGATCTGAAGGGGATATGATAATACTGCTGGCTGGTACGTTTATAGGAGTTAGTGAGAAGAGAAGGACGTTAGGAGTGTAGGGGTGGGGGTGAAGTGGAGTTGGGATTGGTGGGAGGGGGGGAGTGTTTAGATAGAGATTTGTGTGTTAAAATAAATTCAAGTTGGACATATTAAGCGGAGTTTACTACTACTAATGTCTAAATGTATTGTTTAATGGGACGTAAGAATAAAGAAAGGAAGGTGGAAGaaaccggggggggggggggggggggtttaaaGTCAGACTTTGAGAATAACATATGCAAATGCAAGAGTAAAGAGATATTTATACAGAGTTATTTCaattctttttgttatttttggaagattttgactatttttattaaaaaaattaaaaatattatttgctAATGAAATTTAATcagttttttgaaaaaaaagagacgATAAATTTTCAAGTTCCATTAACtattactccctccatttcatatTATATGGGTAGTTTGATTcagcacagagtttaagaaaaaaaagaagaagacttttgaaatttgtggtcttaaaaatttaaggggtaaaaagtttgtggggccaTGCCATTTGtatggctataaaagcttctcaataagggtaaatgagtaaaatgaaagagtttaaagttgaattatttccaaatttagaaatatgtcatttgttttggaacacactaaaaaggaaagtacatcatttaatatgaaacagagggagtaagtTTTTTTTCCCCTCACAAAATTTCAATATTTCTTCAAGTAAAATACATGTTTAGACATAACTTCAACTTCTAAAGAGTATTTTCCAACACAACTTCAAAAATCcttttgatgttttatacttcaataccacacaagagggggatgatttgtgtggtATCCAATTTTTCGTGTACACaaattatagaaggacctggttcatcTACGTGTTCCTTACACTAcagttgcggaataataaatacagaaagtaaaaaacacaagtatttttacgtggaaaacacccggctcaaaaggtgaaaaaatcatgaCTTACTACCCAGTAGAATTTTCTTCAAACACTTCACTACAACTCTAAGCCAACAACAAAGTTTACAAACTTTTGCAAAAActtaaggattaactctaacctTTATAGCAACCAGCCATGGGCTGTTGCGactacttcaagttaactctgACTTGAACAATACAACTCGAGCTTACAACCTCTTGCAAAcataaggattaactctaacccTTATAGCAACACGCCGCAGGATGTTGCGactacttcaagttaactctaacttgaatgaTACAACTCAGGTACCTAGTACAATTTACTTCTAAAAAAGCTAAAAGGTACAACTCAAAACGCATAATACACTTtcaactagaaataaagaaaggcACATAAAACTTTTTAGGGAGATGGTTCTTCAATTTAATTCGtatagcttcaggattgcactcATAAATCTCAGAGGAATTGCTCACAAAATGTcctgctattttgctctcaatttatgCTTAACTTCAGTATATGTGCATCATCTGTAAAAGAGAACACAACTGATATATATAGAGTTAGTAAATATAGATTAACTAGAGTTCTATTGctttactcttccttggtggaagagttctagtcaACTTCAACTTCTAAGTCTTCTCTTATCTTGGATAGAGTTACCTTCAAGTAAGGAGTCATGCTCCTTATCAAATATGCAACATTTTCGTTCAAGAATTATCAGAAATAACCACTTATACTTATCTCTTTTACCTGTGTACACTGTCCAT
This sequence is a window from Nicotiana sylvestris chromosome 3, ASM39365v2, whole genome shotgun sequence. Protein-coding genes within it:
- the LOC104221567 gene encoding probable methyltransferase PMT15 → MAGSNQTPYYTPTSKPSSATLPFSSWKKLNPYYSLAAVTFLCCACYYAGYLQHSSVGLRVLTTSTIASTTNCFSSQNNTSITTSRVSSTSSSSPLDFRTHHAADDGGAVAPDDAVKIYPPCDVKFSEYTPCEDQKRSLKFKRDRLIYRERHCPEKNELLKCRIPAPYGYKNPFKWPLSRDLAWYANVPHKELTVEKAVQNWIRFEGDRFKFPGGGTMFPNGADAYIDDIGKLINLKDGSIRTAIDTGCGVASWGAYLLSRNILAMSFAPRDTHEAQVQFALERGVPALIGVIASKRLPYPSRAFDMAHCSRCLIPWGEYDGTYLIEVDRVLRPGGYWILSGPPINWRKHWKGWERTREDLNAEQTKIEQVAKSLCWKKFVEKDDIAIWQKPYNHLQCKESRKMSRNPPMCPAQDPDKAWYTEIETCLTPLPEVSSEDRVAGGQLEKWPKRLHAIPPRISRGTVEGITADTFKKDSQLWKRRMSYYKTVNNQLGQPGRYRNLLDMNANLGGFAANLVDDPVWVMNIVPVEAKVNTLGVIYERGLIGTYQSWCEAMSTYPRTYDLIHGDSVFTLYEDRCEMEDILLEMDRILRPEGSVIIRDDVDILVKVKRIADGLNWDSQIVDHEDGPLEREKLLFAVKSYWTAPATQESKIY